A DNA window from Gillisia sp. Hel1_33_143 contains the following coding sequences:
- a CDS encoding ester cyclase, protein MSKDKNIAAQEKFAEAINTGQLEMIREVVADNVVDHDPADIQGPGAQGFIDFFTMMRSAFPDFHAEVAHMVTDKDNVCFAYTVSGTHKGEFMGVSPTGKTFSVRGMQIGRFENGKLIERWGSTDELGILKQIGVKPVS, encoded by the coding sequence ATGAGTAAAGACAAAAATATTGCAGCACAAGAAAAATTTGCTGAAGCTATAAACACCGGGCAACTAGAAATGATTAGAGAAGTAGTTGCAGATAATGTGGTAGATCATGATCCTGCAGATATTCAGGGTCCAGGAGCTCAAGGTTTCATCGACTTTTTTACTATGATGAGATCTGCATTTCCAGATTTTCATGCTGAGGTTGCGCATATGGTTACAGATAAAGATAATGTATGCTTTGCATATACTGTTTCCGGAACACATAAGGGTGAGTTTATGGGGGTATCACCAACAGGTAAAACATTTAGCGTTCGTGGAATGCAAATTGGAAGATTTGAGAATGGTAAACTAATAGAACGTTGGGGAAGTACAGATGAACTTGGGATTTTAAAGCAAATTGGAGTTAAACCTGTAAGTTAA